A single Oncorhynchus kisutch isolate 150728-3 linkage group LG19, Okis_V2, whole genome shotgun sequence DNA region contains:
- the LOC109885964 gene encoding NLR family CARD domain-containing protein 3-like, with the protein MSLSGEKEEDGPASKRIVFGEHGTKSKRGLCSKMSLSGEKEEDGPASKRIVFGEHGTKSKSPIKQERPASPVPSCVSMKSDWSMEHPIHFREGDVSTEQRNQQERSESQTDLDSIFSVCGPVMYIYFCLPQVKMICQSFINVLMRKHFFPCLTYLLDLFKMLEEKMMTFVKNELKMFKRILSPELPEGFESQKQEREVVDAEDEKQESSAREGALKITLHVLRKMNQKELAETLEKYSEELAGICQRELKSSLKKKFQCVFEGIAKQGNPTLLNKIYTELYITEGGTGEVNNEHELRQIETTTRKQARPETAIKYSDIFKPLTGQDKHIRIVLTKGVAGIGKTVSVQKFILDWAEGKANQDVKFVFSFPFRELNLMKGENTLIELLNHFSMDTKKSRISNYDKYKVLFIFDGLDECRLPLDFQKNKFCCDVTESTSVDVLLTNLIKGNLLPSALLWITTRPAAANKIPSVCVDQVTEVRGFNDPQKEEYFRKRFSDEDLASRIISHIKTSRSLHIMCHIPVFCWISATVLELMLKHKREEMPKTLTEMYTHLVVFHTKQKNEKYLGKEETGSHWNKESILSLGKLAFQQLMNGNLIFYEEDLKEAGIDVNEASVYSGLCTQIFKEECGLYQDKVYCFVHLSIQEFLAALYVFLSFINNNENLMEKLQIKDKPEVTFYKSAVDKALQSETGNLDLFLRFLLGLSLESNQKYLQGLLPKTRSSSQSHEETLKYIKEKIRENPSPERCINLFHCLNELNDHSLVEEIQSYLRSGSLPEAKLSPAQWSALVFVLLTSEKELDVFDLKKYSRSEEGLLRLLPVVKASRAVLLSGCGVTEEGCASLVSALRSNPSHLRELDLSNNDLKDSGVKLLSAGLGNPHCKLETLRLSHCLVTDEGCASLASALESNPSHLRELDLSYNHPGDSGVRLLSAGLEDPQCRLEKLNVEHGGEYTMKPGLRKYVCDLTLDPNTVNRLLSLSEENRKVTCSREEQPYPDHPERFENWRQVLCREGLTGRCYWEVEWNGSGAGFGVTYKGISRKGEGNDRGLGYNVKSWSLVCYDNSYMARHNDKPTTIDVPSSGSHRVGVYLDWPAGTLSFYRASSDTLTHLYTFTSTFTEPLYPGFNVSYDSSVSLCQVVTT; encoded by the exons cccaatcaagcaggagagaccagcctcccctgtacccagctgtgtgtccatgaagagtgactggTCTATGGAGCATCCTATACACTTTAGAGAGGGAGACGTTTCTACTGAgcaaag AAACCAACAGGAGAGATCAGAGTCTCAAACAGACCTGGACtccatattcagtgtatgtggtcctgttatgtacatttatttttgtttacctcaagtaaagatgatctgtcaatcattcattaaTGTGTTAATGAGAAAGCATTTCTTCCCTTGCTTAACTTATTTACTTGATTTATTCAAGATGCTTGAAGAGAAAATGATGACATTTGTGAAGAACGAGCTGAAGATGTTCAAGAGGATTCTTAGTCCAGAACTCCCAGAAGGCTTTGAGAGTCAGAAGCAGGAAAGGGAAGTGGTGGATGCTGAAGATGAGAagcaggagagcagtgccagagagggggctctgaagatcacactgcacgtcctgaggaaaatgaaccagaAAGAGCTTGCTGAaacactggagaaat ATTCAGAAGAGCTCGCTGGGATTTGCCAACGTGAACTTAAATCTAGTCTAAAGAAGAAAtttcaatgtgtatttgaggggatcgctaaacaaggaaacccaacacttctcaataagatctacacagagctctacatcacagagggtggaacaggagaggtcaataatgaacatgagctgagacagattgagacaacaaccaggaaacaagCAAGACCAGAGACTGCAATCAAATATAGCGACATCTTCAAACCCTTAACTGGACAAGACAAACATATCAGAATTGTGCTGACAAAGGGAGTtgctggcattggaaaaacagtctctgtgcagaagttcattctggactgggctgaaggaaaagcaaatcaggatgtcaaatttgtattttcattcccTTTTCGGGAGCTGAATTTGATGAAAGGCGAAAACACTTTGATTGAACTTCTTAATCACTTCTCAATGGACACCAAAAAATCAAGAATCTCTAACTACGACAAATACAAAGTTCTGTTCATttttgatggtctggatgagtgccgactgcccctagacttccagaagaacaagtTCTGTTGTGACGTCACAGAGTCAACCTCAGTTgatgttctgctgacaaatctcatcaagggaaatctgcttccctctgctctcctctggataactacccgacctgcagcagccaataagatcccttcagtgtgtgttgaccaggtgacagaggtacgagggttcaatgacccacaaaaggaggagtacttcaggaagagattcagtgatgaggacctggccagcagaatcatctcacacataaagacatcaaggagcctccacatcatgtgccacattccagtcttctgttggatttctgcaaCAGTCCTTGAACTCATGCTAAAAcataagagagaagagatgcccaagactctgactgagatgtacacacaccttgtGGTGTTTCATACCAAACAGAAGAATGAAAAGTATCTTGGGAAAGAAGAAACAGGTTCacactggaataaagagagcattctgtcactgGGAAAACTGGCTTTTCAACAGCTTATGAATGGCAATCTGATTttctatgaagaagacctgaaagaggctggcattgatgtcaatgaagcctcagtgtactcaggattgtgcacacagatctttaaagaggaatgtgggctgtaccaggacaaggtgtactgcttcgtgcatctgagcattcaggagtttctggctgctttatatgtgttcctctcattcatcaacaacaatgAGAATCTAATGGAGAAACTGCAAATAAAAGACAAGCCTGAAGTTACTTTCTACAAGAGTGCTGTGGATAAAGCCTTACAAAGTGAGACAGGAAACTTGGAccttttcctccgcttccttctgggcctctcactggagtccaatcagaagTACTTACAAGGTCTACTGCCAAAGACAAGAAGCAGCTCACAGAGCCATGAAGAAACACTCAAGTACATCAAGGAGAAGATCAGGGAGAATCCCTCTCCAGAGAGGTgcatcaatctgttccactgtctgaatgaactgaatgaccattctctagtggaggagatccAAAGCTACCTGAGATCAGGAAGTCTCCCAGAAGCCAAACTGTCACCtgcacagtggtcagctctggtctttgtgttgctgacttcagaaaaggagctggatgtgtttgacctgaagaaatactccagatcagaggaaggtcttctgaggctgctgccagtggtcaaagcctccagaGCTGTTCT gctgtcaggctgtggagtcacagaggaaggctgtgcttctctggtctcagctctgaggtcaaacccctcacacctgagagagctggatctgagtaacaatgacctgaaggattcaggagtgaagctgctctctgctggactggggaatccccactgtaaactggagactctgag gctgtcacACTGTTTAGTCACAGATGAAGGATGTGCTTCTCTGGCCTCAGCTCTGGAGTCAAACCCCTCAcatctgagagagctggacctgagctacaatcacccaggagactcgggagtcagactgctctctgctggactggaggatccacaaTGCAGGctggagaaactcaa CGTGGAACATGGAGGAGAGTACACAATGAAACCTGGGCTCagaaaat atgtctgtgatctcacactcgacccaaacacagtaaacagactcctctctctgtctgaggagaacagaaaggtgacatgtagtagagaggagcagccgtatcctgatcacccagagagatttgagaATTGGagacaggtgctgtgtagagagggtctgactgggcgctgttactgggaggtagagtggaATGGGAGTGGGGCTGGATtcggagtgacatataaaggaatcagcAGGAAAGGAGAGGGTAATGACCGGGGGCTTGGATACAATGTCAAGTCCTGGAGTCTGGTCTGCTATGACAACAGTTACATGGCCAGGCACAATGATAAACCCACTACCATAGACGTCCCCTCCTCCGGCtcccacagagtaggagtgtatctggactggccagccggcactctgtccttctatagagcctcctctgacacactgacccacctgtacactttcacctccacattcactgagcccctctatccagggtttaaTGTTTCGTATGACTCCTCAGTGTCTCTGTGTCAGGTGGTCACAACATGA